In a genomic window of Bradyrhizobium sp. LLZ17:
- a CDS encoding class I SAM-dependent methyltransferase — protein sequence MEQRFTFNQVASVYRAARPEYPDALVEDVVTYADLKTKDRILEVGCGTGQATVGFAKRGFPILAIDPGPEMLRAAREGLADFENVELLETTFEGWPADQAGFRLIIAAQSWHWVSPEMRFSKAAEVLQRGGSLAVFGHVPVGIPAPLLERFKEIYLRQIGKWGSPPEA from the coding sequence ATGGAGCAGCGTTTTACATTCAATCAAGTCGCGAGCGTCTACAGGGCTGCGCGTCCTGAATATCCCGATGCGCTTGTCGAGGATGTCGTGACATATGCCGATCTCAAGACGAAAGATCGAATCCTCGAGGTCGGCTGCGGTACGGGTCAAGCGACGGTGGGCTTCGCGAAGCGAGGCTTTCCAATACTCGCGATTGACCCTGGACCGGAAATGCTTCGTGCCGCACGTGAGGGCTTGGCAGACTTTGAGAACGTTGAACTGCTCGAGACCACTTTCGAAGGGTGGCCGGCCGACCAGGCAGGATTCCGGCTGATCATTGCCGCGCAATCCTGGCACTGGGTCTCTCCGGAGATGCGGTTCTCGAAAGCGGCCGAGGTGCTTCAGCGCGGCGGTTCACTCGCGGTGTTTGGGCACGTCCCGGTCGGAATACCCGCCCCGCTGCTTGAGCGGTTCAAAGAAATTTATCTGCGTCAAATCGGAAAATGGGGCTCGCCACCGGAGGCCTAG
- a CDS encoding Flp family type IVb pilin: MTLLKSFLADENAATAIEYGLIAAGIALAIVTVVTNTGSVLLSNKFNSISAATK, from the coding sequence ATGACTTTGCTCAAGTCTTTTCTTGCCGATGAAAATGCCGCCACCGCGATCGAGTACGGCCTGATCGCCGCGGGTATTGCGCTCGCCATCGTGACGGTTGTGACCAACACGGGGAGCGTCCTCCTCAGCAATAAGTTCAACTCGATCAGCGCGGCCACGAAGTAA
- a CDS encoding Ku protein, translating into MAPRANWKGFLRLSLVTCPVALYPATSDTEKVSFNQINRKTGHRIKYLKVDAETGDEVTSEDIVKGYKVDTDTYIEVSKDELDEIALDSTHTIEIDEFVPKADIDNRYLIRPYYLVPDGKVGHDAYAVIRETIRSMDKVAIGRVVLTNREHIIALEPLETGLMGTLLRYPYEVRSEKEYFDDIQDVKLTKDMLDLARHIVEKKSGAFEPELFEDHYETALIELINKKRSGAPIATKAAPKTGGNVINLMDALKKSIANEKDVAPAAKTAVNAAKGKKPKKRVEGQREMLLPIAGKGGKEAAAKAAAPKKAEKPVRAPARTKKAG; encoded by the coding sequence ATGGCCCCCCGTGCCAATTGGAAGGGTTTTCTGCGCCTCTCGCTCGTGACCTGCCCGGTCGCGCTCTATCCGGCCACGTCGGATACCGAGAAGGTCTCGTTCAACCAGATCAACCGCAAGACCGGCCACCGGATCAAGTACCTCAAGGTCGACGCCGAGACCGGCGACGAGGTGACCTCCGAGGACATCGTCAAGGGCTACAAGGTCGACACCGACACCTATATCGAGGTCAGCAAGGACGAGCTCGACGAGATCGCGCTGGACTCGACCCATACGATCGAGATCGACGAATTCGTGCCGAAGGCGGACATCGACAACCGCTACCTGATCCGCCCCTACTATCTCGTGCCGGACGGCAAGGTCGGCCATGACGCCTATGCGGTGATCCGCGAGACCATCCGCAGCATGGACAAGGTCGCGATCGGCCGCGTGGTGCTGACCAACCGCGAGCACATCATCGCGCTTGAGCCGCTCGAGACCGGCCTGATGGGCACTCTGCTGCGCTACCCCTACGAGGTGCGCAGCGAGAAGGAGTATTTCGACGACATTCAGGACGTGAAGCTGACCAAGGACATGCTCGACCTCGCCAGGCATATCGTCGAGAAGAAGTCCGGCGCGTTCGAACCCGAGCTGTTCGAGGATCACTACGAGACCGCGCTGATCGAACTCATCAACAAGAAGCGTTCCGGCGCGCCGATCGCGACCAAGGCGGCGCCGAAGACGGGCGGCAACGTCATCAACCTGATGGATGCGTTGAAGAAGAGCATTGCCAACGAGAAGGACGTAGCGCCCGCAGCCAAGACCGCGGTCAACGCCGCCAAGGGCAAGAAGCCGAAGAAGCGCGTGGAGGGCCAGCGCGAGATGCTGCTGCCGATCGCGGGCAAGGGCGGCAAGGAAGCTGCAGCCAAGGCGGCTGCACCCAAGAAGGCCGAGAAGCCGGTGCGCGCGCCGGCGCGGACCAAGAAGGCGGGCTGA
- a CDS encoding ATP-binding protein — protein sequence MAASSLANRLFLSATAWLVVILAITGVALSSVYKNATERAFDRRLNLYLRTLIAEVATPDEPPDRQFQSLGEPLFELPLSGWYWQITRTDTEKPEVRSSRSLWDKKLPKLEEQGAELTAAGIRLAYVDGPEGQNLRMVERPVDLGSDGKYLISVAGDDTEIFDETRSFDYYLGGTFTALGIVLLLTTVFQVRFGLAPLKRISESIADIRSGRAERLEGEFPVEIAPLARETNALIDANREIVERARTHVGNLAHAIKTPLSVIVNEANAHAADPFAAKVMEQADVMRDQVAHHLERARIAARVSVVGTVTEVAPAIEALRRTMEKIHRGRGIVVETKADPSAKFRGERQDLEEMVGNLVDNACKWAASRVFIEVLVDPPQQAGAGPRLRLLVDDDGRGLSEAERAQVSRRGQRLDESKPGSGLGLSIVVDLAALYGGSLSLGPAPIGGLRAELVLPGI from the coding sequence ATGGCCGCTAGCTCGCTTGCCAACCGACTGTTCCTGTCGGCGACCGCCTGGCTCGTGGTGATCCTGGCCATCACCGGCGTTGCGCTGTCGTCCGTCTACAAGAATGCCACCGAGCGCGCCTTCGACCGCCGGCTCAATCTCTATCTGCGCACGCTGATCGCCGAGGTCGCGACTCCCGACGAGCCGCCGGATCGTCAGTTCCAGTCGCTCGGCGAGCCCTTGTTCGAGCTGCCGCTGTCCGGCTGGTATTGGCAGATCACGCGCACCGACACGGAAAAGCCGGAGGTGCGCTCGTCGCGCTCGCTGTGGGACAAGAAGCTGCCGAAGCTGGAAGAGCAGGGCGCCGAGCTCACGGCCGCCGGCATCCGCCTCGCTTATGTCGACGGGCCGGAGGGGCAGAACCTGCGGATGGTGGAGCGGCCGGTCGATCTCGGCAGCGACGGAAAATATCTCATCAGCGTCGCCGGCGACGACACCGAGATTTTCGACGAGACGCGCAGCTTCGACTATTATCTCGGCGGCACCTTTACCGCGCTCGGCATCGTGCTGCTGCTGACCACGGTGTTTCAGGTGCGATTCGGTTTGGCGCCGCTCAAGCGCATCTCGGAGTCCATCGCCGACATCCGTTCCGGCCGGGCGGAGCGGCTCGAGGGCGAATTCCCGGTCGAGATCGCGCCGCTGGCGCGCGAAACCAACGCGCTGATCGATGCCAACCGCGAGATCGTCGAGCGCGCCCGCACCCATGTCGGCAATCTCGCGCATGCGATCAAGACGCCGCTCTCGGTCATCGTCAACGAGGCCAACGCGCATGCCGCCGATCCGTTCGCCGCCAAGGTGATGGAGCAGGCGGACGTGATGCGCGATCAGGTCGCCCATCATCTTGAGCGCGCCCGGATCGCGGCAAGGGTCTCCGTCGTCGGGACCGTCACGGAGGTCGCGCCGGCCATCGAGGCCTTGCGCCGGACCATGGAGAAGATCCACCGCGGCCGCGGCATCGTCGTCGAGACCAAGGCCGATCCGTCGGCCAAGTTCCGCGGCGAGCGGCAGGACCTTGAGGAGATGGTCGGCAATCTCGTGGACAATGCCTGCAAATGGGCGGCCTCGCGGGTCTTTATCGAGGTTTTGGTGGACCCCCCGCAGCAGGCCGGCGCCGGCCCGCGGCTGCGGCTGCTCGTCGATGACGACGGGCGGGGCCTGTCGGAGGCCGAGCGCGCCCAGGTCTCGCGGCGCGGCCAGCGTCTCGACGAATCCAAACCCGGATCTGGGCTTGGCCTCTCCATCGTGGTCGATCTCGCCGCGCTCTACGGCGGCAGTCTCTCGCTCGGCCCCGCGCCGATCGGGGGCCTGCGGGCCGAGCTGGTGCTGCCCGGAATATAA
- a CDS encoding response regulator transcription factor, producing the protein MRLLVVEDDPDLNRQLTKALTDAGYVVDRAFDGEEGHYLGDNEPYDAVVLDIGLPKKDGISVLEAWRRNGRTMPVLILTARDRWSDKVQGFDAGADDYVAKPFHLEEVLARIRALLRRSTGHAQSELSCGPVTLDTRTGRVSVSGNPVKMTSHEYRLLAYLMHHSGRVVSRTELVEHLYDQDFDRDSNTIEVFVGRIRKKLDVDIIQTVRGLGYLLTPPAA; encoded by the coding sequence GTGCGCCTGCTCGTTGTCGAGGACGACCCTGATCTCAATCGCCAGCTCACCAAGGCGCTGACGGACGCCGGCTACGTCGTCGATCGCGCCTTCGACGGTGAGGAGGGGCATTATCTCGGCGACAACGAGCCGTACGACGCCGTCGTGCTCGATATCGGCTTGCCGAAGAAGGACGGCATCTCGGTGCTGGAGGCCTGGCGCCGCAACGGCCGCACCATGCCGGTCCTGATCCTCACCGCGCGCGATCGCTGGAGCGACAAGGTGCAGGGGTTCGATGCCGGCGCCGACGACTATGTCGCAAAGCCGTTCCATCTCGAGGAGGTGCTGGCGCGCATCCGCGCGCTGCTGCGCCGTTCCACCGGCCATGCCCAGAGCGAACTGAGCTGCGGCCCGGTCACGCTTGATACCAGGACCGGCCGGGTCAGCGTCTCCGGCAACCCCGTGAAGATGACCTCGCACGAATATCGGCTTCTGGCCTACCTGATGCACCACTCGGGCCGCGTCGTCTCCCGCACCGAACTCGTCGAGCATCTCTACGACCAGGACTTTGACCGCGACTCCAATACGATCGAGGTTTTTGTCGGCCGCATCCGCAAGAAGCTCGACGTCGACATCATCCAGACCGTCCGCGGGCTCGGCTATCTCCTGACCCCGCCGGCCGCTTGA